In the Candidatus Hydrogenedentota bacterium genome, ACTGCTGGAAATCATGAATTCCGACGGAAAGGTGAGCGGATCCTACGTCTATGTCAAGCGGCAGATTCCGCTCGAATTGGCGGGAACCCTGAAAGACGACGGCAGCTTCTCGCTAGCCGAAACCGTCGACGAAAAGGAGACGGGCCGATTCGCCGGAAATGTGTTGGAAGACGGTAAGAAACTTGAGGGCACGTGGACCGATGCCGATGGAAAGTCGTCGGCCCCGTTCTCGTTACAGCGATTTGCCCATCAGAAACTGGAAGAAACGAAGGACGAGATTTCGGGCAGCACCATCGAAAGCTCCTTCGCATGTCCCGTGTTTGAGGACCCTTCCGAGGCCGCATTGAACGAAGCAATCTCCAGCCATATGAAGAAAGCCCACAAGGCCTTTGTGGATGAAATCCGCAAGGCGGCCGACCCGTCTTTCCAGGTTGAAAACATGTACGACGTGGACGCGGACGTATCGGTCTACACGCCGGGCGAATTCGTCAGTCTTGTTTTCACCACCTACGTATTTACGGGCGGCGCCCACGGAATGACTCAGTACAGCACTCTGAATCTTCGGCTCTCTCCACAAGGCCCGCCGCAACCCATCAAACTCACCGATCTGTTCACGTCACAGGATACGGCCTTGACCAAGCTTTCGGAAATCTGCCTCGCCGACCTGAAGAAGCAAAAGGCGGGGTTTGTTGTGGATGGTATGGTCGACAGCCTGGATTGGGAGGCTCTGCGCCACTTCAGCCTGTCTCCCGCAGGCATTTTGTTCTTGTTTGAACCCTATGCAGTTGCCCCCTATGCGGAAGGAACGTTCGATGTCGTCGTCCCATTCGACGCGCTCTCGGGCATCCTGAAGCCCGACGCGATCCAGGGGATCGTCCCGCAACCCAAACAATAAGTTGCTTTGCCACAAAAAGGGCCGGGCGCCTGTTCTGTGCAGACGCCCGGCTTGTTATTCTTCCCGCCGGAGACGTTCGGTCTTTACCCTCCCGTCACGATTCCGGTTCCAGATTTACTCGGCAATGCTCCCATCGCGGGCCTTCTTGATCATGTTGCCCGAATAGGGATTGCCCTTGATGTTCCTGCCGCCCTTCATATCGTGCTTCTTCGGCTCTTTCACCGTGCTGCGGTCGTAACGCAGTCCTTCCGGACGCATTTCATTGCGATTGCCACCGGCTTGGGGCGGGTGCCACTGCTGTTTGGCAGTTTCCCGCGCCGCTGCCAGCACGGCTTCGTTTTGCTCTGGCGTCATGGCCGAACGGTCCAGTTCACTCTGGCCTACGGTAATGGCCCCCGTGCCGAATACCATGCCCACGGCGCCGCCGCCCGCAAGCCCAATGATGCCGACCGTCGTAGGAATATCTGCAAAAGCCGCTAACCGGCGATCCTGATCGATGCGCTTGTTCCAAGGCGATACCGCGTCAACGGGTGGGGGATAGGTGCCGGCCATGCCCCAGTACGTGCTATGACCCAATTCGACCACACCCCGGCGCACTCCGCGAAATCCCTCGATAGACCCAACGTACTCGACCTTGTTATTGCCGTCCTTGACACCTTTGCAGGTCTGATACTTCAATGCCTTCAAACCGCGCCACATTGCTTTGTAGGGACGTGTCGCCGGTTCCTCTGGATTGCCGTAAGGCCCTGTGTGACTAGGTTCTATCGCGTATGCAAGTCCGCACGACGCAACGGCGAGCAGCGCCGCCAATCCGACCTGAAGCGTCTTCATCCGTAGGTTTCTCCCGCTGGTTTCCCACGCGCGCACCCGGCGCGACTCGATCTCTCCACTAGGAAATAGTTTACAACACAGTGAGCAGTTTCAACAAGACTTGCCATTAATCTCGCGAGTAGTGGCGGTTGCCACTCGCCGAGACGGGCGTGATGAAACGAACACGTTGTTTTGCTAGACTCGATCCAGTGCTACAAGCGCAGTGCATGGGAGGCTAAAGACCATGTGTGCTTTGAAGAAGTCCGAGTACAAGACCCAGATTCGACAAGAAGCGAAGAGGACGGTCAGCGGCGCGAAGTTTGCGGGCACCGGTCACGGAGCCTACCGTGAGGCGGTCGAGAAGGGCCGCAAGAATCTGCTCATAAAGTGCGCGGAAGGCGGCGACAACAACGCCCAGCGCATCAAGAACGAGATCACGTATCTTCTCAACAATTACGTTCCAGCCTACGATGCGCGCATCGAAGCCTTGATCGATAAATGGCGGACCAGCCACGATCCCGCGTACGATCCCGGTATCAAGGCACGTTTACGCAAGGTTCGCGCTGAATACTCGGGCCGCAGCAACGCAGTGTAAAAGTCTACGCCTCTTCTTGAAGGTCTGCCTCTGAGAAGACCTGTGCCGAAAAGCGATACAGTCTCGCGTTAGGCAGCTCCCATGCCCTATCCGGATATCCCGCCTTTCGACAGACCGCCGCCAGAAACTGCCCCACGTCCCAGTCATGGTCTGTGGCCACTTGAGGTAGCAGAATGCCTCCACGATACGGCGGCCGCTCAATGTATAGCCCGTCTCGGCCAATCACGATCTCGGAGATGTCCGATACGCGCCGGAAAGGCGTGTCAGGCGTGTCGCCATGCGAGAGCGCCGAGACTTCCACGACGATTTCAGGCAGTTCATCCTCCGTCACGGGATCGAAACGCGGGTCTCGGCTGGAGGCATTGATGGCGTTGTCGCGCACGGCCTCGGCCAGAGGTTCTCCGTGCGTCGTATATCCGATACAGCCCCGCAATTCGCCCCCGCGCCGCAAAGTCACAAAAGCGCCGTGACTTTCCCGCAGCGCTGGTGTGAGCGAATACCCCGAAAGGTCCAAACGCCGCTCTTCCCGGACCC is a window encoding:
- a CDS encoding DUF3298 and DUF4163 domain-containing protein; translated protein: MFARIAPTFFVSMILAICPMARAADFDLTYYRGEIGKSNQILLEIMNSDGKVSGSYVYVKRQIPLELAGTLKDDGSFSLAETVDEKETGRFAGNVLEDGKKLEGTWTDADGKSSAPFSLQRFAHQKLEETKDEISGSTIESSFACPVFEDPSEAALNEAISSHMKKAHKAFVDEIRKAADPSFQVENMYDVDADVSVYTPGEFVSLVFTTYVFTGGAHGMTQYSTLNLRLSPQGPPQPIKLTDLFTSQDTALTKLSEICLADLKKQKAGFVVDGMVDSLDWEALRHFSLSPAGILFLFEPYAVAPYAEGTFDVVVPFDALSGILKPDAIQGIVPQPKQ
- the amrA gene encoding AmmeMemoRadiSam system protein A; amino-acid sequence: MKLRSETFLTNEEERLLLRIARTALETWVREERRLDLSGYSLTPALRESHGAFVTLRRGGELRGCIGYTTHGEPLAEAVRDNAINASSRDPRFDPVTEDELPEIVVEVSALSHGDTPDTPFRRVSDISEIVIGRDGLYIERPPYRGGILLPQVATDHDWDVGQFLAAVCRKAGYPDRAWELPNARLYRFSAQVFSEADLQEEA